One genomic region from Arthrobacter sp. YN encodes:
- a CDS encoding Pr6Pr family membrane protein, which translates to MTKRNVLIGGRFFFGLLTLVAVGTQLTVHLGMGYDLWNFFSYFTNLSNIFAALVLLISGYRVLIRKRPTEADDVTRGTATIAMAVVGLVFGALLAGEDLGSLLPWVNFVVHYLIPVVMVADWLFQPPRATLQLKHVWYWLLYPIGYLVYSLVRGALVNWYPYWFIDPARAGGWGGVVVFALAISVGFLVVSLAMLWLGNKLKRQVDY; encoded by the coding sequence ATGACCAAACGGAATGTGCTTATCGGGGGACGCTTTTTCTTTGGGCTTTTGACGTTGGTGGCGGTGGGAACCCAGCTGACGGTACATCTGGGCATGGGCTATGACCTCTGGAACTTCTTCAGCTATTTCACCAACCTGTCCAACATCTTCGCCGCACTGGTGCTGCTGATCAGCGGATACCGGGTGCTGATCCGGAAGCGGCCTACAGAAGCTGACGATGTCACTCGCGGCACTGCCACCATCGCCATGGCCGTGGTGGGTCTGGTTTTTGGTGCTTTGCTGGCCGGCGAGGACCTCGGCTCGCTGTTGCCGTGGGTCAACTTTGTGGTCCATTACTTGATCCCTGTGGTGATGGTGGCTGATTGGCTCTTCCAGCCGCCCCGGGCAACGCTGCAGCTCAAACACGTTTGGTACTGGCTGCTCTACCCCATTGGCTACCTGGTCTACAGCCTGGTCCGTGGCGCCTTGGTGAACTGGTACCCCTACTGGTTCATCGACCCGGCCCGAGCCGGCGGTTGGGGCGGTGTGGTGGTGTTCGCACTCGCCATCTCCGTTGGCTTCCTGGTGGTGAGCCTGGCGATGCTATGGCTGGGTAACAAACTCAAACGCCAGGTGGATTACTAG
- the radA gene encoding DNA repair protein RadA, with protein sequence MASKTSRASKTPAYKCAECGWTAIKWVGRCGECQAWGTVEEYGATVARTTAAATVLAPARRIAEVDGTTAAFLPTGVDELDRVLGGGLVPGAVILLAGEPGVGKSTLLLDVAAKFARTGQDVLYITGEESAAQVKLRAERIDAVAHSLYLSAETDLGQALGQVEKLEPKLLIVDSVQTLSSADVEGSAGGVSQVREVAASIIAAAKRRNMTTLLVGHVTKEGTIAGPRLLEHLVDVVCQFEGERHSRLRLLRAVKNRYGATDDVGCFDLNEAGIEGLADPSGLFVSRTREPVSGTCITVTMEGRRPLLAEVQSLLAESANSQPRRATSGLESSRVAMLLAVLQQRAGCMLHKDDSYVATVGGVKLTEPATDLAVALAVASAKARKALPQRLIAFGEVGLAGEVRPVPGINQRIQEAHRLGFTHAIVPASPAGAGVIPDGFSVREVGHLAEALELLIT encoded by the coding sequence ATGGCTTCCAAGACGTCCCGCGCATCAAAAACACCCGCCTACAAGTGTGCCGAATGCGGCTGGACCGCCATCAAATGGGTGGGCCGCTGCGGCGAGTGCCAGGCGTGGGGAACCGTTGAGGAGTACGGCGCCACGGTAGCGCGCACGACGGCGGCCGCTACAGTTTTGGCGCCGGCCCGCCGTATCGCTGAGGTGGATGGCACCACTGCGGCCTTCCTGCCCACGGGCGTGGATGAGCTGGACCGCGTCCTCGGAGGAGGGCTCGTGCCGGGTGCCGTCATCCTGCTCGCTGGGGAACCCGGCGTCGGGAAGTCCACGCTGCTGTTGGACGTGGCGGCGAAGTTCGCGCGCACTGGCCAGGACGTCCTCTACATCACCGGAGAAGAGTCTGCGGCACAGGTCAAGCTCCGTGCGGAGCGGATCGACGCCGTGGCCCATAGCCTTTATCTTTCTGCGGAAACTGACCTTGGCCAGGCCTTGGGACAGGTGGAGAAGCTTGAGCCCAAGCTGCTGATCGTGGACTCTGTGCAGACCTTGAGCAGTGCCGACGTGGAGGGCAGCGCCGGCGGAGTTTCGCAGGTGCGTGAAGTTGCTGCGTCGATCATTGCCGCAGCCAAGCGGCGCAACATGACCACGTTGTTGGTAGGCCACGTGACCAAGGAAGGCACCATCGCCGGGCCGCGGCTGCTGGAACACCTGGTGGACGTCGTGTGCCAATTCGAAGGCGAGCGCCATTCGCGCCTGCGCCTGCTCCGGGCTGTGAAGAACCGTTATGGCGCCACGGACGACGTCGGCTGCTTTGACCTGAACGAGGCCGGCATCGAGGGGCTGGCTGATCCCAGCGGGCTGTTCGTTTCGCGGACCCGGGAGCCCGTTTCAGGCACCTGTATTACGGTGACCATGGAGGGTCGCCGGCCGCTGCTGGCAGAGGTTCAATCCCTTCTTGCCGAGAGCGCCAATTCGCAGCCGCGCCGGGCAACCAGCGGGCTGGAAAGCTCCAGGGTGGCCATGCTGCTGGCAGTCCTTCAGCAGCGTGCCGGCTGCATGCTGCACAAAGATGATTCCTATGTGGCAACGGTGGGCGGTGTGAAGCTCACGGAACCGGCGACGGACCTGGCTGTTGCCCTGGCCGTAGCGTCGGCCAAGGCCCGGAAGGCTCTCCCCCAGCGCCTGATTGCCTTTGGCGAGGTGGGCCTGGCTGGTGAAGTCCGCCCTGTTCCCGGTATCAACCAGCGCATCCAGGAAGCACACCGGCTCGGGTTCACGCACGCTATTGTTCCGGCCAGCCCTGCGGGTGCCGGTGTGATTCCGGACGGCTTCTCAGTGCGGGAGGTTGGCCATCTTGCCGAGGCACTGGAATTGCTGATCACGTAG
- a CDS encoding phosphatase PAP2 family protein — MTPAISTHFRAAPALKLRQRPLFLWAGILLVAGDAIFWLMFAAVLSETGLATVDGAVHSFMVDSRTPLLTALLTAVTTVTSPLWITIIGVAVAAVWTVWKKELWRPAVLLGAMAFAAILSVVVKQDVGRSGPPSSDVLLGPDDALSFPSGHTLGAGIFALVLTYLLVSRSGSRATAVLAFCGAALLTLLVACSRIYLGYHWLTDVVASLGLALGVTGIAVFVDAARHGGRRG, encoded by the coding sequence ATGACCCCCGCCATTTCCACGCACTTCCGTGCTGCACCGGCGCTCAAGCTCCGGCAGCGGCCCTTGTTCCTGTGGGCAGGCATTTTGCTGGTGGCCGGGGACGCCATCTTCTGGCTCATGTTCGCCGCAGTGCTGTCCGAGACAGGACTCGCCACGGTAGACGGCGCGGTCCACAGCTTCATGGTTGATTCGCGCACCCCCTTGCTCACCGCCCTCCTTACGGCAGTCACCACCGTGACCTCACCCTTGTGGATCACCATCATTGGTGTGGCGGTGGCCGCGGTATGGACGGTATGGAAGAAGGAACTCTGGCGGCCGGCTGTCCTGTTGGGCGCCATGGCGTTTGCCGCCATCCTGTCCGTGGTGGTGAAACAGGATGTGGGGCGCTCCGGTCCGCCGTCGTCCGATGTTCTCCTGGGCCCCGACGACGCACTGTCATTCCCCTCCGGCCACACGCTCGGCGCCGGGATCTTCGCGCTTGTCCTCACTTACCTGCTCGTCTCGCGTTCCGGCTCACGTGCGACGGCGGTCCTCGCCTTCTGCGGTGCCGCTCTCTTGACGCTGTTGGTTGCCTGCAGCCGGATCTACCTTGGATACCACTGGCTCACGGACGTGGTCGCTTCTCTCGGGCTTGCGCTTGGCGTGACGGGCATTGCGGTGTTTGTGGACGCGGCCCGTCACGGCGGCCGGCGCGGCTAA
- a CDS encoding FUSC family protein, whose amino-acid sequence MAAAKGFSASKRFLRARVRTGLVRSRNSLTPAIQMTVCAVGAYAFAEYVLGHQGPLFAATSSLIALGFSRDPRLRRVIEVGLGCTLGIVVGDLLLHWLGAGIWQAAVVLLFSILLARFLDSGTIFTTQLGLQSLLVVLLPAPAGGPFTRSLDAVIGGVFALLVTILVPKDPRREPRKDVQKILHELAEVLRECGKALTESDSTIAWHALIRGRNCQPLVDRMRQTLRASGEVATLAPAHRRHRDELAGLEHSLEYIDLALRNSRVFARRLTSAINHAALSDEAIDSISEVLQETAAAIDEMTIGLSEQSEGTRRVHLRRARNDLSDIAARLHPKMLDVQRLEGETVVMLFRPLMVDLLEASGMEPEEARAVLPAL is encoded by the coding sequence ATGGCTGCCGCGAAAGGATTTTCTGCAAGCAAGAGGTTCCTGCGTGCCAGAGTCCGGACGGGTTTGGTCCGCAGCCGGAATTCGTTGACGCCGGCCATCCAGATGACCGTGTGCGCCGTAGGTGCCTACGCTTTCGCCGAATATGTGCTGGGCCACCAGGGCCCGCTGTTCGCGGCTACTTCTTCGTTGATTGCACTTGGCTTTTCCCGTGATCCGCGCCTGCGCCGGGTGATCGAGGTGGGCCTCGGCTGCACCCTGGGCATCGTTGTTGGTGACCTGCTGCTCCACTGGCTGGGCGCTGGGATCTGGCAGGCCGCCGTCGTGCTTCTTTTCTCCATCCTCCTTGCCAGGTTCCTGGACAGTGGAACCATTTTCACCACTCAACTGGGCCTGCAGTCCTTGCTGGTGGTGCTGCTGCCGGCACCGGCCGGTGGGCCCTTTACGCGCAGCCTGGACGCTGTAATCGGTGGCGTTTTTGCGCTGCTGGTGACCATCCTGGTACCGAAGGATCCGCGGCGGGAGCCCCGCAAAGATGTCCAGAAGATCCTGCATGAACTCGCCGAAGTGCTGCGCGAATGCGGCAAGGCCCTGACCGAAAGCGATTCCACCATCGCCTGGCACGCCCTGATCCGTGGCCGCAACTGCCAGCCTTTGGTGGACCGGATGCGGCAGACGCTGCGCGCCTCGGGCGAAGTGGCAACCCTGGCTCCCGCGCACCGGAGGCACCGCGACGAACTGGCCGGCCTGGAGCACTCCCTGGAGTACATCGACCTGGCTCTGCGTAACAGCCGGGTGTTTGCGCGGCGGCTCACCAGCGCCATCAACCATGCCGCGCTGTCCGATGAAGCGATCGACAGTATCTCCGAAGTCCTGCAGGAAACCGCCGCCGCGATCGACGAGATGACCATCGGATTGTCGGAGCAAAGCGAAGGGACGCGGCGGGTTCATCTGCGCCGCGCCCGGAACGACCTCTCGGATATCGCCGCGCGCCTGCACCCCAAGATGCTGGATGTCCAAAGGCTCGAAGGCGAAACCGTGGTCATGCTGTTCCGTCCCCTCATGGTGGACCTGCTGGAAGCGAGCGGCATGGAACCGGAAGAGGCCCGCGCGGTGCTTCCGGCACTGTAG
- the pstS gene encoding phosphate ABC transporter substrate-binding protein PstS yields the protein MKATHFGRNAAIAVIAAGALALTACGSDNATNTPAGTQSAASGPKVTGTLTGIGASSTGAAMDAWKAGFSTANSGATVQYSPDGSGAGRKAIIDGSAQFAGSDAYLKDEELESSKAKCGPDGAINIPVYISPIAVAFNIPDVKELKLDAATVAKIFRGEIANWNDPAIAALNEGVTLPDLKVTPVNRSDDSGTTTNFTDYLAAAAPEVWTDKAAGIWPATLAGENAKGTSGVVKTVTDTPGAVTYADDSAVSGKLGTASIKVGEEFVKISAEAAAKAVEAGKPVDGRAANDVAIKLDRKTTESGAYPVVLVSYHVVCTTYETKEVADLVKAFESYVVSDEGQKTAADAAKSAPLSKTLQEKATAAIETIKAKS from the coding sequence GTGAAGGCAACTCACTTCGGCCGCAACGCGGCAATCGCGGTCATCGCAGCCGGCGCTCTCGCGCTCACTGCTTGCGGTTCAGACAACGCAACGAACACGCCTGCTGGTACCCAGTCGGCAGCGTCCGGCCCCAAGGTCACCGGCACCCTGACCGGCATCGGCGCCTCCTCCACCGGCGCAGCCATGGACGCTTGGAAGGCCGGTTTCTCCACCGCCAACTCCGGTGCCACAGTCCAGTACTCCCCGGACGGTTCCGGCGCAGGCCGCAAGGCCATCATCGACGGCTCGGCACAGTTCGCCGGCTCGGACGCCTACCTGAAGGACGAGGAGCTTGAGAGCTCCAAGGCCAAGTGCGGCCCCGACGGCGCCATCAACATCCCGGTGTACATCTCCCCGATCGCTGTTGCCTTCAACATTCCGGACGTCAAGGAACTGAAGCTCGACGCCGCCACAGTCGCCAAGATCTTCCGCGGCGAAATCGCCAACTGGAACGATCCCGCCATCGCCGCCCTCAACGAAGGCGTCACCCTGCCGGACCTCAAGGTCACCCCGGTCAACCGCTCTGACGACTCCGGCACCACCACCAACTTCACCGACTACCTCGCAGCTGCTGCTCCCGAGGTTTGGACGGACAAGGCTGCCGGCATCTGGCCCGCAACCCTGGCCGGCGAAAACGCCAAGGGCACCTCCGGCGTCGTCAAGACCGTCACCGACACCCCGGGTGCCGTGACCTACGCTGATGACTCCGCCGTTTCCGGCAAGCTGGGCACCGCCTCCATCAAGGTGGGCGAGGAATTCGTCAAGATCTCGGCCGAAGCTGCTGCCAAGGCGGTCGAAGCCGGCAAGCCCGTTGACGGCCGCGCCGCAAACGACGTCGCCATCAAGCTGGACCGCAAGACCACCGAATCGGGCGCCTACCCCGTAGTCCTCGTTTCGTACCACGTAGTTTGCACCACCTACGAGACCAAGGAAGTTGCTGACCTGGTCAAGGCCTTCGAAAGCTACGTCGTTTCCGACGAAGGACAGAAGACCGCTGCTGACGCCGCCAAGTCCGCGCCGCTGTCCAAGACGCTGCAGGAAAAGGCCACGGCCGCTATCGAAACCATCAAGGCCAAGTCCTAA